From the Deinococcus sonorensis KR-87 genome, the window GCGACTGCCCGGCTGAAGCGGCGTGGTATGCGCGCTGAAGTGCTGCTCCAGCGTCTCGCGCAGGTCCAGCAGCAGCGGGTCGCGGCGCACCCGCGGCCGGACCGCGGGCACCGGGGCGGCCTGGGCAATCCGGCCCCCCTCCAGCACCACCACCCGGTCGGAGAGCAGCAGCGCCTCGTCAATGTCGTGCGTCACCAGCACCGCCGTGAAGTTCAGCTCCTGCCACAGTCGCTCCAGCAGGCGGTGCATGCCGGCGCGGGTCAGGGCGTCCAGTGCGCCGAACGGCTCGTCAAGCAGCAGCAGGTCCGGGCGGTGGGCCAGGGCGCGGGCCAGCGCCACCCGCTGCCGCTGCCCGCCGGACAGCTGGGCCGGGTAATCTCGCTCGCGGTCACCCAGCCCCACCTCGGCCAGCACCTCCCGGGCATGGTCGTGGGCGTTCCGGCCCAGCCCCAGCGTCACGTTGTCCAGCACATTCAGCCAGGGGAGCAGCCGGTCTTCCTGGAACATCACCCGCACCCGCGACGGCGCCGGCAGCTGAACCTCGCCGCCCGCCGGCGCCTGCAGTCCGGCCAGCACGCGCAGCAGGGTGGTCTTGCCGCCGCCGCTGGCCCCGATCAGGCTCACCAGTTCGCCCGGCGCGGCGCTGAAGTTCAGGTTGTCCAGCACGGTGCGGGCGCCGAACCGGACGCTCAGGTGACGGACGTCGATCGGAACGCTCATGCCTGCCCTCCGGTGCGCCACGGCAGCCAGCGGTGTTCCAGGACCCGCACCAGACTGTCGGCCGCCTTGCCGATCAGCGCGTAGATCACGATGGCCAGCACGATGATGTCGGTCCGGAAGAACTCGCGGGCATCCATCGCCAGGAACCCGATGCCCTGGCTCGCCCCGAACGACTCGCTCACCACCAGGGCCAGCCAGCTGATGCCCAGGGCGTAGCGCAGCCCCACCAGCACGCTCGGCAGGGCGCCGGGCAGCACGATGCGCCGGAACTGCTCGGCGGGCTTCACGCCGTACACGCGGCCCATCTCCAGCAGGCGCGGGTCGATACCGCGCACGCCGTGCAGCGTGTTGATGTACACCGGGAAGAAGGTGGCCAGCGCGATCAGGAAGATCTTGCCCGCCTCCCCGATGCCGAACCACACGATGACCAGCGGAATCAGCGCCAGGCTCGGCACGGTGCGGATCATCTGGATGCTGGAGTCGGTGAGCAGGTACGGCAGCCGCAGCGTGCCGTTCACGATGCCCACCGAGAACCCCAGCCCCGCCCCGATGGCCACGCCCACCGCCGCCCGCTTCAGGCTGGCCAGGAAATGCCCTTCCAGCTGCCCGTTCTGGATCAGGGTCCAGAAGGCCGTGAGCACCGCCCCGGGCGCGGGCAGCACCCGGGCGTTCAGCCAGCCGAGGCTGCTGGCCAGCTGCCACACGGCCAGCAGCAGCACCGGAATCAGCCAGCGCACCAGCCCGTCCGACCAGCCGGTGCGGAGGCGGGGCACGAGCGGACGCGCCCGGCGGGTCTGGACCACCTCACTCGAAACCGTCACTTGTTGCCTCCCGATACCTTCAGGGCGTCCAGACCCTGGAACTTCGGCAGGCTGGCGTAGGTGTTCGTGCCGAGCTTCGGCGCACTGGGCAGCACCCCGATGTCGGCGAAGGCGTTGCCGAGCTGCTGGAGCGGGCGGTTGTCCAGCGCCGTGAAGCTGCGGATGTTGAACGGCAGGCTCTTCTTCACCGTCACGCTCAGCACCGACTTCGGAATGCCCAGGTCGGCGCTCAGCTGGTCCACCACCGCCGCCTCGTTGTGGTTGGCCCACCCGGCGGTGTCGTACAGCGCGTTGAGCAGATACTGCAGCGCCCGCTTCTTTTCCGGGTCCTTCAGCACCCGGCTGTTGGTCAGGTAGTAGCCGTTGCTGAGGGGCAGGCCCGTATGGTCCCGCAGCACCCGCGCCTGGGTGCCCTGCAGGGCGACGGTCAGGTACGGGTCCCAGATGGCCCACGCGTCGATGTTGCCGCCCTCGAAGGCGGGGCGGGCGTCGGGAGGCAGCAGCGGCACCACCTGCACGTCGCTCAGCTTCAGGCCGGCAGCTTTCAGGGCGTTGTACAGGAAGTAGTGGGCGCTGGAGCCGCGCGCCACCCCGATCCGCTTGCCCTTCAGGTCGGCCACCGTCTTGATGCTGGACCCGGGCGGGACCAGAATCGCCTCGCCCTTGTCGCTGTGCGACTGGGTCACGGCCACATACTTCAGGTCGGCGCCGCCCGCCAGCGCGAACACCCCCGGCGCGTCGCCCACGCCACCAAAATCCACGGCCCCGGCACTGGTGGCCTCCAGCAGCGGCGGGCCGGCGGTGAAGAGGCTCCAGGTGAAGGTGATGCCCTGGGCCTTGGCCGCGTCCAGGATGCCGCGGGCCTTGAGCAGGGCCGGCAGCCCGCCCTTCTGGTAGCCGATGTTGAAGTTGACGGCGGACGCGCTGGTCAGGGTGAGCAGCGAGGCGGTGAGCAGGGTGGACACGAGGGGTCTGGGCATGGCAGGACTCCGTTTCTGGGGTAGGGGTGACCGGCTGGACGCGCGGCAGCGCTCCAGAGGTGTGGGTTGAGAGAGGGCGGCGCGGCCACCCCCTCAGGCACTTCAGATCGAGGTGAAGCGGCCCAGCCGCTGGCCTTCCAGGGCGGCGGCCTGCTGCTCGTGCGCCTGGCGCGGCTGCAGCAGCGGGCTGTGCTTGCCCAGCACCGGGAACAGCAGTTCGGCGGTGCGGTACGCCTCCTCCAGGTGCGGGTAGCCGCTCAGCACGAAGGTGTCCACCCCCAGCGCCTGGTACTCGCGCAGGGCGGCGGCCACGTTCTCCGGGTTGCCCACAAAGGCGGTTCCGGCGCCGCCGCGCAGCAGGCCCACGCCCGCCCACAGGTTGCGGCCGATCCGCAGGCTGTCGCGCGAGCCGCCGTGCAGGGCGGCCATTCGCCGCTGCCCCACCGAATCCGAGGCGGCGAAGGCTTTCTGGGCCGCCTCGATGGCCTCGGGGCTCACGCCCTCCAGCAGGCGCTCGGCGTCGGCCCAGGCTTCCTCCTCCGTTTCGCGGACGATGATGTGCGCCCGCAGCCCGAAGCGCACCTTGCGGCCCCGCCGGGCGGCGGCCGCCCGCACCTCGCCCAGTTTCTCGGCCACCTGGGCGGGGCGCTCGCCCCAGGTCAGGTACACGTCCACGTGCTCTCCGGCCACGTCGAGTGCCTCGGGGCTGCTGCCGCCGAAGTAGATGGGCGGGTAGGGCCGCTGGACGCTCGGCACCAGCGACTTGCCACTGACGACCTGCAGGTGCTGGCCGTCCAGGTTCACTTCCTCACCACTGAACGCCTGCCGGAAGGCGGTGAGCCACTCGTTCGTCAGGGCGTAGCGGTCCTTGTGGTCGAGCGCCAGCCCCTCGAAGTCGCGCTGGCCCGAGCCGGTCACGATGTTCAGGTTGATGCGCCCGTTCGAGATGCGGTCCAGGCTGCTGGTCTGCCGCGCCGCCTGAATCGGCGAGATCAGGCCGGGGCGCAACGCCACCAGGAAGCGCAGCTGACGGGTGATGCTGCTGAGCGCCGAGGCGAGCACCAGCGTGTCCTCGTTGACGCCGCCGGTGGGCAGCAGCACGCCGTCGAACCCCAGCGTGTCGGCGGCCTGCGCCACGCCCGACAGGTAGCTGAAGCTGGCGGGGCGCGAGGGCCGGCCCAGCCGGGCACCGTCACCGCTGGACGGGATGAACCAGTAGATCTGCGGGGTCTGGGCAATCAGGTCGAGTTCACTCATGGCAACACACCTTTCATGACGCGGCGGTGGGCCGGGTCAGGCGAGAGGACCGGAAGTCGGGGCCAGGGTCAGCGGCGCAGAGGACATCGCCGGACAGGCAGCAACACGGGCATGGCGCTCCTTCCTTCGGTTGAATTGTTCAGCGGCTCCGCGTGGGGCGGCCGGATCGGGGAGCTACGAACAACAACACGTCGCGCCAGACATTCGGTCCGGACAGCGGCAGGTCAGGTTGGGTTCGGTCATGGCATCCCCTTCTGGACAGACGAGCAACACCGCGCCTGACGGCGTTCGGTGCACGAAATTCATCTGACAGCCCGGTGAACTGAGCTGCCCGGAGCTTACATAAGATTACAATTTGTGTCAACTATTGGTGTGGCTGATGGGTCCCAGCGACATGGGATGGCATGGACGTGGCCGTCAAGCGGTCCGGCCCCACGTCAGCCGGCCTCCCGCCATCCGGGGCAGGTTCATGCCTACGTCACTTGGCGTACATCAGACCGCAGGAATCCGCTTATGCTGAGTACCAACCATGACCGACGACCTGGCAGTGCGGGTGAGCGGGCTCACCAAGACCTACCGGATTCACGAGAAGGAGCCGGGGCTGCTGGGCAGCCTGCGCAGCTTCACGCACCGGAAGTTCCGTGACGTGAACGCCGTGCAGGACATCAGCTTCAGCCTGCGGCCCGGCGAGATGGTCGGCTTCCTGGGGCCCAACGGTGCGGGCAAGACCACCACCCTGAAGATGCTCTCCGGGCTGCTGCATCCGTCCGGCGGTCAGGTGCTGGTGGACGGCTTTGAGCCGCGCCGCCGCCAGACCGCGTTTCTCAAGGGCATCACGCTGGTGATGGGGCAGAAGCAGCAGCTGGTCTGGGACCTGCCGGCCTACGACAGCTTCCTGGTCAATCAGGCGATCTACGAGATTCCGGAAGCGCAGTTTCAGGCCACCATGCGCGAGTACGCCGAAGTGCTGGACCTCGAGCCGATCCTGCGCAAGCAGGTCCGCAAGCTCAGCCTGGGCGAGCGCATGAAGTGCGAGCTGGCCGCCGCCCTGCTGCACCGCCCGCGCGTGCTGTTCCTGGACGAGCCGACCATCGGGCTGGACGTGAACATGCAGGTGGCGGTGCGCGACTTCGTTCGGCTGTACAACGAGCGGTATCAGGCGACCGTGATGCTCACCAGCCACTACATGGCCGACGTGACAGCGCTGGCCAGCCGCATCCTGGTCATCGACGCCGGGCGGCTGGTCTTCGACGGCGACCTGAACGCGCTGATCGAGCGCGGCAGCCCCGACAAGACGGTGCGCCTGCAGCTGTCGCGGCCCGCCACCGAAGCCCAGCTGGCGCGGTACGGTCGGGTGCTGCGGCTGGACGGGCTGGACGCCGACCTGCAGATTCCGCGCGCCCACGTGAGCGCCCGCGCCGCCGCCCTGCTGCGCGAACTGGAGGTGGCCGACCTGACGGTGGAGGACCCGCCCATCGAGCAGGTGATCGGGCAGCTGTTCGGGCACGGCCGGACGGAGGTGGTGCATGGCCCGTAGCCGCCTCGTAACACCGGTCTCGCTGGTCAAGGCGCGCGTGCTGCTCGCTAACGGCTTTGCCAGCATGACCGCCTACCGGGCCGAGATCATCATCTGGATGCTGTCCGGCACCCTGGCGCTGGTGATGATGCTGATCTGGATGGCCCAGGCCTCCCGGGCAGCCGGCGGTGAGATCGGCGGGTACAACGGCCAGGATTTTGCCAGCTACTTCCTGAGCGTGTGGGTGACCGGGCAGCTGCTGGTGGCCTGGGTCGCCTGGGAGCTGGACTTCCAGATCCGCCAGGGCACGCTGTCGCCGCAGCTGCTGCGCCCGCTGGACCCGCTGTGGGTGCACTACTTCCATCATCTGGCCGAGCGAATCGTGCGGCTGCCGTTCATGGTGTTGCTGGTGGCGCTGTTCGCGTGGCTGACCGGCGCCCATTTCAGCAGCAACCCGCTGGACTACCTGATCTTTCTGGTGCTCGCGATGGTCGGCTTCACCATGCGCTTCCTCTGGGAGTACTGCACCGGCCTGCTCGCGTTCTGGATGGAATCGTCCACGGCGCTCAGCGAGCTGAACTGGCTGCTGTATGCCGCCCTGGGCGGATTCTTCGCGCCGCTGAGCTTCTACCCGCCGCTGGTGCAGGACATCGCCCGCTGGACCCCCTTCCCGTACATGGTGGGGCTGCCGGCTCAGCTGCTGGCCGGCAAGGCCACGCTGGCCCAGGCCAGCTGGGGTCTGCTGGTGCTGGCCGGCTGGACGGTCGCCTTCTGGCTGCTGCGCGCGTGGATGTGGCGCTCCGGGCTGCGGCGCTACGGGGCGGTGGGCGCGTGAGGCGCTACCTGCGGGTCACGCGGGTGTTTCTGGCCGCGACCCTGTCGGCGGGCCTGGAATACCGCATCAACTTCGTGGCAGCGCTGCTCAGCTCGCTGGGTAACTCGGCCGTGGCGCTGCTGGGCCTGAGCCTGTTCTACTCACGCTCCGGCGGCGGCACGCTCGGCGGCTGGAGTTACCCGCAGGCGCTGCTGGTGGTGGGCTTCTTCATGCTGGCGCAGGGCTTTATCAGCGTGGTGCTGCAGCCGAACCTCAACAAGATCGCGGAGGCGATCCGCACCGGCACCATGGACTTCACGCTGCTCAAGCCCATCGACGCGCAGTGGAGCGTCTCGACCCGCAACCTGAACCTGCTGCGGCTGGGCGACGTGCTGGTGGGGGTGGCCATCCTGATCTGGGCGCTGCTCCAGCTGGACGGGGTGCGGCTGGGCGGCGTGCTGCTCTCCGCGCTGCTGTTCTTCTGCGCGCTGATGTCGGTGTACAGCGTGTGGTTTATGCTCTCCACCACGGCGTTCTGGCTGGTCAAGACCGAGAACATCACCGAACTGTTCAACGGCGTGTTCGGGGCGGCCCGCTTTCCGGTGGCCGCCTTTCCGGCCCCGGTGCAGCTGGCGCTGACCTTCGTGATTCCGGTGGCCTTCGTGACCACCGTTCCGGCCCAGGCCGTGACCGGCAGCCTGTCGCCCACTCTGGGCCTGCTGGCCCCGCTGATCGCCCTGCTGCTGTTCCTGGGCAGCCGGCTGTTCTGGCGGCACGCGCTCGCCAGCTACACCTCGGCCAGCAGCTGAGGGCCGGGGGAAGGTTGAATACGCTCTGTCTGATCGCCTGCGGTCAGCCGGGTCAGTAAGCGCAGCGTCACGCGGGGCCGGTAAGCCGACGCTCAAGCCGTTCAGCTGGCCGGCCTCGTGGCACGCGCTGTTCATCGTGATCGCCGCACCCCGTCCCCTTACGCTGGCCGCGCGTGTGCTTCCTACAGCACCAGGACGCCGGTGTGTTTGACCTTGCCCTCCGGCTCCACGTGGATGGTCACCACCGCGCCCTCCACGTCGTGCTGGAGCTGGTCCTCGATGCGGTCACAGATCACGTGCGCCTGCTCCACCTCCATGTGGCCCGGCACCACCAGATGGAATTCAATGAAGGTGACGTTACCCGCCAGCCGGGTCCGCAGGTCATGCGCCTCGATGGCCCCTTCCGCGTGCGTGCTGATGGTCTCGCGGATGCGGGCCACCACCTCGCTGGGGGCGGCCTCGTCCATCAGGCCGTTCACGCTGTCGCGCATCAGGCCCCAGCCGGACCACAGGATGTTCAGCGACACCAGCACCGCGATCACCGGGTCCAGCACCGTCCAGCCGGTCACGGCCACCAGCGCCACGCCCAGCAGCACGCCGCCGGACGTGAACACGTCGGTGTACAGGTGCTTGCCGTCGGCCAGCAGGGCGGGGGAGCGGTGGGTGCGGCCCGCCCGGGTCAGCACCGCGGCCCACACCAGGTTGATGACCGACGCCCCACCGTTGATCAGCAGGCCCAGCACCGGCGCCTGAAGTTCGGCCGGGTGTCGGAAGTTGCTGTAGGCCTCCCGCAGGATGGACAGGGCCGCCAGCAGAATCAGCACCCCCTCCACCACCGCGCTGAAGTACTCGGCCTTGGTGTGCCCGTACGGATGATTGGCGTCGGCGGGCTTGGCGCTGACCTGCAGGGCGATGTAGGCGGCCACCGCCGCCGCCACGTTGATGATGCTCTCCAGCGCGTCGGAGTACAGCGCCACGCTGCCAGTGAGCAGGTACGCCAGAAATTTCAGTCCCAGGACCAGCAGGCCGAAGACGATGCTCCAGAGCGCCAGTCGAACGGTACGGTTCACAGCTTCACCTCAGGGCTGGGAGGGGCGAACGTCCAGCGCAGCCCACAGGCTAGCATCCGGGCCCGCAGAAGCTATACCTCGACGGGCGGCGGCGTGCTGGGCCGGGCGCTCAGGGTCACGCCCGCCGAAGCGGCCATCACGCAGACGATCGCCACCCACTGCAGGCCCCTCAGCTGCTCTCCCAGGAACACCAGCCCGATGACCGCCGCCAGCGCCGGCTCCAGACTCATCAGCACCCCGAACACCCGGGCCGGCAGCACCCGCAGAGCGCCCATCTCCAGCGAGTAGGGCAGGGCGCTGCTCAGCACCGCCACCCCCACGGCAGTCGCCAGCACGCCCAGGCTCAGGTGGCTCCACGCGCCGCTGGCGGACCCGCTGACCAGCCCGAACGGCAGGGTGACGAGGGCGGCGAGGCCCATGCCCACCGCCACGCCCTGCGGCCCCGGGAAGCGCTGGGCCACCCGCTGCCCGGCCAGGATGTAGCCGGCCCAGCACACCCCGGCAAACAGCGCCAGCAGCACGCCCAGCAGGTCCAGGCCCGAGGTGTGCCCCGGCCACGGCACGATCAAGAGCAGCCCGGCGGCGGCCAGGGCCACCCAGGCAAAGTCCTGGGCCCGGCGCGACGACAGGACCGCCACCCCCAACGGCCCCACGAACTCCAGCGTCACGGTCAGGCCCAGCGGAATGCGCTGCAGCGCCAGGTAATAGCTGAGGTTCATCAGGCCCAGGGCCACGCCGTACGGCAACAGGGCCCGCCAGTGGGTGCGGTGCAGGTGCTGCAGCCGGGGCCGCCACACCACGCCCAGGATCAGCGCCGCGAACAGCACCCGCAGGCTGGTGACGGCCATCGGTCCCAGCAGCGGAAACAGCGTCTTGGCGAGCGCCGCGCCGCCCTGGATGCTGACGGCGGCCAGCAGCAGCGACGGCACCGGCGGCAGGGTCAGGGAGCGGGGAGAGCGGCTGGAGGTGGTGGGCAGGCCGGGCACGCCCACCACTGTAGCGGCTGCAACAGCAATCCGGCCCTGAGCGTGAACTCAGGGCCGGACGGTGACTGCTCAGTCAACGTGGCTTACGCCCACTTGATCAGGCCCAGCTCGAACTCGTTGCCCAGGCCCTCCTTGGTCGGCATCATCCGCACGCCGATGCTGTACAGACCGCTGTCCTCCAGCGGAATGCTCGCCTCATAGCGGCCCTGGCCCCGGCTCTCCAGCGGCACCCGGCTGAGCGTTTCGCCGCGCTTCAGGACCGCCTCCACCCGCAGCTCACCGTCGGCGATACCGGCCGGGTTCACCTGGGCCGCCACCGTCACCTGCTCACCCGGCTGCACGCTGGCCGGCAGCTGGGCGCTGGCCTGCAGGCTGGTGTGCGGCCACTGCTGGCGGATCCAGGCCTTCCAGCCGCCCAGGTTGCGGGCCAGCTGGGCGCCGTCCGCCTCCACCTCGTCGTGGCGGGTGTTCAGGGTCAGGTAGTAGTTACGGGTGTAGTCAATGACCTGCCGCTGCATGCTGAATTCCGGGTTCACCGTGATGATCGCCTGCCGCACCGTGTCCAGCCAGCCATGGTTCTGCCCCTGGGCGTCGCGGCGGTAGTACAGCGGCACGATCTGCTCCTCCAGCGTGCGGTACAGGCTGAAGCTGTCGGCGTCGTCCTGCACGTTCAGGTCGGCGTACTCGCGCTCGTCCCCGATCGGCCAGCCGTTCTTGCCGTCGTAGCCTTCGCGCCACCAGCCGTCCAGCACGCTGAAGTTCGGCGCGCCGTTGAAGCTGGCCTTCATGCCGCTGGTGCCGGAGGCTTCCAGCGGGCGGCGCGGGTTGTTCATCCACACGTCCACGCCCTGCACGAGGTGACGGGCCACGTTCATGTCGTAGTTCTCCAGGATCACGATCTTGCCCTGGAACTCCGGCTCCTGCGACACCCGGTAGATCTCCTGGATGAAGGCCTTGCCGGGGTTGTCGGCCGGGTGCGCCTTGCCGGCGAACACGAACTGCACCGGGCGCTCCGGATTATTCACGATCCGCGACAGGCGGGCCTTGTCGCGGAACAGCAGGGTGGCGCGCTTGTAGGTGGCGAAGCGGCGGGCAAACCCGATGGTCAGGGCGTCCGGGCTCAGCACCTGCTCGGCGGCGGCCACGTCCGAGGCGCTGGCCCCGTTGCGTTCCAGCTGCTCCTTGAGCCGCGAGCGCACGAAGCTGATCATCTCGGTCTTGAGGGTGTGCTGGGTGCGGGCCAGTTCCGCGTCCGGGATCTCCCGGATGGCCTGCCACATGGCCTTGTCCTCCAGCCGCTCGGTCCAGTCCTGCGGCAGCACGGTGCTGTACAGGTCGCGGAACGGCTGGGCCAGGAAGGTCAGGTTGTGGGCGCCGTTGGTCACGTGCCCGATCGGCACCTCATCCTGCTCGGCGCCGGGGTACAGGAAGTTCCACAGCCCGCGCGACACCTCGCCGTGCAGTTCCGAGACGCCGTTGGCCGCGCGGCTCATGCGCAGCGCGAACACGCTCATGCTGAAGCTCGGCACCCAGCGGTTGTCCCAGAACTGTTCCTGGCGCGCCAGCTCGTACAGCTCGTCGCGGGTGGTGGACAGCTGGGCGGCCCACTCGCCCAGGTAGCGGTCGGTCAGGTCGTAGGCATAGGCGTCGTTGCCGGCCGGAACCGGTGTGTGCGTGGTGAACAGGGTGGCGCTGGCCACCGCCTCGGTGGCGGCCCGGAAGTCCAGGCCCGCGGCCACCCGCTCGCGGATGCGCTCCAGCGCCATGAAGGCCGCGTGGCCCTCGTTCATGTGGTACACGCTGGCCGGCACGTTCAGCGCGCGCAGCGCCCGCACCCCGCCGATGCCCAGCAGCAGGTACTGCTGGATGCGCAGCTCCTGGTTGCCGCCGTACAGCCGGGCCGTCAGCTTGCGGTCGTCCTCGCTGTTCTCCGGCACGTCGCTGTCGAGCAGCAGCACCCGGATGCGCCCCACCTGCAGCTGCCACACCCGCAGTGCCACGTCGCGCCCGGCCACCCGCACGCTCACGCGCGCCTCGTCGCCCGACGCGGTGCGGGCCGGACGGATCGGCAGGGTGGTCAGGTCCAGCTCGTCGTAGCGTTCCTGCTGCCAGCCGTCCTTGTTGAACAGCTGGGTGAAGTAGCCCTGGCGGAACAGCATGCCCACCGCCGTGAACGGCAGCCCCAGGTCCGAGGCGCTCTTGCAGTGGTCGCCGGCCAGCACGCCCAGGCCGCCCGAATAGATCGGCAGGCACTCGTGAAAGGCGTACTCCATGCTGAAATAGGCCACGCCGCCCTGCTGCAGCGAGGCCGCGTTGCGGCTGGCCCAGGTGTCCGTCAGGCCCATGTAGGCATCAAAATCCGCCAGCACCGCACGGTAGCGCTCCAGGTAGGCGGGGTCCGCTGCAACCTCGGCCATCCGCTCGGCCGGAACCTCCAGCAGGGTCCGCACCGGGTTGCGTTGGAAGCGCTCCCAAATTACCGGATCCAGTTCCGAGTACAGCTCCTGAGCCCTGGGGGTCCATGACCAGTACAGGTTGTAGGCCAGCTCTTCCAGACGGGCCACAGCCTGGGGCAGGCGCGGCAGCACGGTGACTTTCCCGATAACATTCATCCTTGCCAGCTTACACCACCGTTCACCTTCGGCACATTCTGGGAGTGGGGGCATACGGGCGGGTCACCGTGCAAGCGTGTACGCTGAGCCATGTCCCTCCAGAACATCACGCTGCTGGTGGCCGATGTGGAACGCTCGCGCCGCTTCTACCAGGAGGCGTTCGGGTTGAGCGAGTCGGGCCGCAGCGCGCCCGGCATGGCGCTGCTCAACGCTGGCGGGGTCACGCTGCTGCTGCAGCCGGCCGGGGCCAGTGCCGCGCCGGTCACGCCGGGCGGGGTGGAACTGGGATTCGCGGTGCCGGACATCGCCCAGGCGCGCGAGCGACTGGCCCGGCTGGGGGTGTGGGTGGGCGAGGGCCAACGGATGGGCTGGGGCGAGGGCTTCGACGCCCGCGACCCGGACGGCCACGCCCTGACGGTGTATCACCAGTTCGGGGACCACAGGTGACGACCCTGGCATTGCTGGTGCGTCAGACGCAAGGCATGCGTCAGACGCTGCTGACGTTCCTGTCCACCCTCCCGCCGGACCTGCTCCGCGAGCGGCGGCCCGGCTTCGGGCAGGGCAGCATCCTGGAGACCCTGACCCATGTCGCAGACTGCTACGGCGGCTGGACCAGCGAGGTCCTGATGGAGGAACCCTGGGCTTTCGCAGAGGGTGTGGAGCCCACCCTGGACGCCCTGCGCACGCGCTTTGAACGGGTGGACGCCCTGCTCGCACGGGCCTTGCAGAGCACCCGGCTGGAGGCGGGCGAGTGGACCCACACCACCCGGCAGGGAGACGCCCTGCTGGTGTCGGGGCCGTGGCTGCTGCTGCACCCGCTGACCCATGAGTTTCACCACAAGGGGCAGGTGGTGGCGCTGGCCCGCGTGCTGGGCCATCCAGTGCCGCCGGACGTGGACCTGGACCTGCCCCCGCCCGGCGGCTGGGGCGGCTAGCCGCTCGGTCTTGACCGCTTCTTGGTGAATGGTCGGCCACGCGGCGACCATTCTCTAGCCTGAAGCCATGCGAATTGTGGTGGTGGGCGGCGTGGCGGCGGGCATGAGCGCGGCCTCGCGGGCGAAGCGGCACGACCCCTCCTCGGAGGTGGTGGTGTTCGAGCGCACCGAGTGGATCAGCTACGGAGCCTGCGGCCTGCCGTATGTGCTGGGCGGGCAGGTGGACGACTTTGCCGCGCTGGAGGCCCGCACCCCGGCCCAGATGCGGGCGCGCGGCATCGGGGTGCGGCTGCGCCACGAGGTGATGGGCGTGGACCCGGTGGCCCGCACCCTCACGGTGCGCGATCTGGCATCCGGGCGCACCGGCCAGGAGCCCTACGATCAGCTGCTGCTCGCCACCGGCGTCAG encodes:
- a CDS encoding EamA family transporter, with the protein product MPGLPTTSSRSPRSLTLPPVPSLLLAAVSIQGGAALAKTLFPLLGPMAVTSLRVLFAALILGVVWRPRLQHLHRTHWRALLPYGVALGLMNLSYYLALQRIPLGLTVTLEFVGPLGVAVLSSRRAQDFAWVALAAAGLLLIVPWPGHTSGLDLLGVLLALFAGVCWAGYILAGQRVAQRFPGPQGVAVGMGLAALVTLPFGLVSGSASGAWSHLSLGVLATAVGVAVLSSALPYSLEMGALRVLPARVFGVLMSLEPALAAVIGLVFLGEQLRGLQWVAIVCVMAASAGVTLSARPSTPPPVEV
- a CDS encoding DinB family protein; the encoded protein is MRQTLLTFLSTLPPDLLRERRPGFGQGSILETLTHVADCYGGWTSEVLMEEPWAFAEGVEPTLDALRTRFERVDALLARALQSTRLEAGEWTHTTRQGDALLVSGPWLLLHPLTHEFHHKGQVVALARVLGHPVPPDVDLDLPPPGGWGG
- the glgP gene encoding alpha-glucan family phosphorylase yields the protein MNVIGKVTVLPRLPQAVARLEELAYNLYWSWTPRAQELYSELDPVIWERFQRNPVRTLLEVPAERMAEVAADPAYLERYRAVLADFDAYMGLTDTWASRNAASLQQGGVAYFSMEYAFHECLPIYSGGLGVLAGDHCKSASDLGLPFTAVGMLFRQGYFTQLFNKDGWQQERYDELDLTTLPIRPARTASGDEARVSVRVAGRDVALRVWQLQVGRIRVLLLDSDVPENSEDDRKLTARLYGGNQELRIQQYLLLGIGGVRALRALNVPASVYHMNEGHAAFMALERIRERVAAGLDFRAATEAVASATLFTTHTPVPAGNDAYAYDLTDRYLGEWAAQLSTTRDELYELARQEQFWDNRWVPSFSMSVFALRMSRAANGVSELHGEVSRGLWNFLYPGAEQDEVPIGHVTNGAHNLTFLAQPFRDLYSTVLPQDWTERLEDKAMWQAIREIPDAELARTQHTLKTEMISFVRSRLKEQLERNGASASDVAAAEQVLSPDALTIGFARRFATYKRATLLFRDKARLSRIVNNPERPVQFVFAGKAHPADNPGKAFIQEIYRVSQEPEFQGKIVILENYDMNVARHLVQGVDVWMNNPRRPLEASGTSGMKASFNGAPNFSVLDGWWREGYDGKNGWPIGDEREYADLNVQDDADSFSLYRTLEEQIVPLYYRRDAQGQNHGWLDTVRQAIITVNPEFSMQRQVIDYTRNYYLTLNTRHDEVEADGAQLARNLGGWKAWIRQQWPHTSLQASAQLPASVQPGEQVTVAAQVNPAGIADGELRVEAVLKRGETLSRVPLESRGQGRYEASIPLEDSGLYSIGVRMMPTKEGLGNEFELGLIKWA
- a CDS encoding VOC family protein, producing MSLQNITLLVADVERSRRFYQEAFGLSESGRSAPGMALLNAGGVTLLLQPAGASAAPVTPGGVELGFAVPDIAQARERLARLGVWVGEGQRMGWGEGFDARDPDGHALTVYHQFGDHR